The proteins below come from a single Limosilactobacillus reuteri genomic window:
- the nrdF gene encoding class 1b ribonucleoside-diphosphate reductase subunit beta → MKLEEFKPVNQYKAINWNEVSDMIDKATWEKLTEQFWLDTRIPVANDMDDWRELDDDHQWTVGHVFGGLTLLDTVQSEAGLTALKEDVKTPHETAVLNNIQFMESVHAKSYSTIFSTLNTPDQIKEIFEWSDTEEYLQNKAVKIANMYLDPSQDPLKKKVANVFLETFLFYSGFYTPLYYLGHNKLNNVAEIIKLILRDESVHGTYIGYKFQVGLRDRTEKQQQDMKDWMYNFLYELYDNEEKYTHLLYDQVGWTDDVLTFIRYNANKALMNLGQDPLFPDTASDVNPVVMNGISTSTSNHDFFSQVGNGYRMGAVEAMNDSDYDVKDPNAGKDINARD, encoded by the coding sequence ATGAAACTGGAAGAATTTAAACCTGTAAATCAATATAAAGCAATTAATTGGAATGAAGTTTCCGACATGATCGATAAAGCTACATGGGAAAAGCTAACAGAACAGTTCTGGCTTGATACGCGGATCCCAGTTGCCAATGATATGGATGATTGGCGTGAATTAGATGACGATCATCAATGGACTGTCGGACATGTTTTTGGTGGTTTAACCCTTCTTGATACTGTTCAATCAGAAGCAGGATTAACTGCCCTTAAAGAAGATGTTAAAACTCCTCATGAAACAGCAGTTCTTAATAATATCCAATTTATGGAATCAGTTCATGCTAAGAGTTACTCAACTATTTTCTCTACTCTTAATACCCCAGACCAAATCAAAGAAATCTTTGAATGGTCCGATACAGAAGAATATTTGCAAAATAAAGCTGTCAAAATTGCAAATATGTACCTTGATCCAAGTCAAGATCCGCTCAAAAAGAAAGTAGCCAATGTTTTCCTTGAAACTTTCTTATTCTATTCTGGTTTCTACACTCCCCTTTATTACCTTGGCCACAATAAATTAAATAACGTGGCTGAAATTATCAAGCTAATTTTACGGGACGAATCAGTTCACGGGACATATATTGGATACAAGTTCCAAGTCGGCTTACGTGATCGAACAGAAAAGCAACAACAAGATATGAAAGATTGGATGTACAATTTCCTTTATGAACTATACGATAATGAAGAAAAATACACTCATCTTCTTTATGATCAAGTTGGTTGGACAGATGATGTTTTAACCTTCATCCGTTACAACGCTAATAAGGCATTGATGAATCTTGGTCAAGATCCACTATTCCCTGATACCGCTTCTGATGTTAACCCAGTTGTTATGAATGGAATTTCTACTTCAACTTCTAACCATGATTTTTTTAGCCAAGTCGGCAATGGGTATCGCATGGGTGCCGTTGAAGCAATGAATGATAGTGATTATGACGTTAAAGATCCAAACGCGGGAAAAGACATTAATGCCCGCGATTAA